From Vigna angularis cultivar LongXiaoDou No.4 chromosome 11, ASM1680809v1, whole genome shotgun sequence:
AGATAGGATCAGGtttgaaattttcaatttcatcatataTGATTATTAGTTTTGTGAAGTATTCAATTACCGTAAAATCTCATTGTTGCGTTCAAGTTATTCCATTTTTCTTCTGCATCCACAATATGCTCTGAAAAAGGGAAGGTGAGATCATGAAACAACCATATTATTGGATCGTTTCCAAACCTAGTAAGAAGCGTTTTTATCATTGAACGACTCCATCGATGGTAATGGTTGGTATCACTGGCGAAACCAAGGGTGTTGCATCCCTTTCACTTGGAAGAAGATATAGGAAACTATATTAACAGAAAAAACAAAGTTATAGAAGTTTCTTTACTCGTGATgagaaagaacaagaaaaacaagaaagaaacttggaaaagaaagaaatgaaaagaatCAAATATGCGCAGTAGAGCACTTCAAAAGAAGTGTTCTTATACCACCATCTTAGACGCCTTTTGAAGCCATGAAACACCAAATACGAAATGACTATGAGGTATAGAGAAAGAAACCAATGcgtgagaaaagagagaatgagaaaagaagatgaaaaggaaaatgtattatttaattttgttgaatgTATCTTACAAAAAAGGCAAGaggtatatatataaactaagaAGGGGTTGCATGAGATAACAAAAGTTACATGTAAACgctataaaaataatactttcgcacatattaaaatttccatttattactttttattctattctttattaaaaaaatacaaaaaaattatatgaccattttatttttgtattgaatgtcaaattaatataaaaatatatcgcCGCGTAATATTAATCCAAACGCTCGCACTGAACAATGCACGACGTATACGTTGAGCGGTTTATTACCAACTTTTTGTGTTCAATATTTTGAGAAgcctataaatattttaatatttatttccaaacatcattttattattaatccTTGACAAAGTGTTGgacaatacaaaaatataatagttattaGAAGTCAAAAGTTGTTAAACGAATTACCAAAGAATGTATTTTGATTTCACTAGATAAAATATTTGTGATAAAATTATCATCTATTATTTGTAATATAACTTTTGCCtgtgaaacataaaataattacagGTTTTGATTCGTCCTTTAACTTTTACATCTTGTATCATAAGAagcattattattttatcacgCGTTAAGTAAGTAGGAGGCGTCAATTTGTTAcgaattattttttagtattattttgatattcaaaatttttttatacatatttaatatttactattttactttttaattcctcgtttttcttacaaatataaaaattatttttttaataataaaaagtgagTTGTCTGATACATCTCTAGTGTAAAAATACATTTGTCTTTTTAAGTAGTATTTGATAAATACACAGTTTTGATGTGTGTAATTTTTAGAACCATACAATAGAGGATACCGCTCTGCCATTGAGATGGTTGGTGGTGTTGTTGTAAGTGGAAGTGGAGCGGTGAGGGTGAGCAAGCACTGGTGCTGATCAGAAGTGAATAGTCTGAATCAAATTGAGAGCAGATGTCATATTGTTGGCACAGTTTGGGTCTTGTGCCAATTTCACAATCCCAAactctgttttctttttcacaaaCACATGGTATCTTCGCGAGGCAGAGGGTTCCTTGTTCACTGCTTCAGGAAATGTCCGTGGTGGAACCATCCTCACAATACCAGTATCAACAACAGAACTACCTTACAAGTATAAGTAGGAATCCCAGTGTCGGAGGGGATGATGATGGAGACGAAGAAGAAGGAATTTCTAAAATAGGAGTGCCAAGGCAGAAACACATCCCTGTTTCCAAGTCCCAGCTCTTGGATGCCATCCTCTCTATCATGTTTAACCAATCCCAAGATGTTTCCCATCACTTTCGCCTTCTCACCTCGTAAGTCTCATAACACATCACTTCTATAGCATCCTTGTCTTTATATCTATATGCTTCTCTATGCATCTCATTTCATTCTCAACTGGAGAGCCAGCGGAGTGAAACATGTTCTGTGTTTCTTCACACTTTAATTCTGAACAGATGCTTAGACTCCATACTTCACGCTGAGCACAAAAGCATTTTAGAAGAGATGCGTTCCGATTATCAACTTGCCAATTCACTCCAAACACACAGTTCACTGACACAACTGGTGAATATACCCAATGTGAATACCAAGGACTCGGACATGCTTACTGATGACAATGACATTATTGCAATTCAGGAAGACGCCAACCTCTATGACGACCAGCAGGATCAGCGGGAAAAGTCTGTGCTCCCTTACCCTGCTTTGGACCTCACTGCTCTTTTACGATCTCTCGACATAGCATCTACTAAGAAAGATTATGATAGTGGTGGCTCCAGGTTTGTCTCAACACACACGCCATTATCATTATGCTCCTTTCCAATTAATATGCGCCAAACACTTCACttcatttaattcaattcaCCATCTATTGATCAAAATAGAATGAAAAACTGTACTACCAAGTTCTGCTTTGTACAGTTTGAAATTACAGAGTACAGACATCATTAATGATGATGAGACCTCTTAGGAGGATCACAGGTTGGAAAGGAAGAGTACTTGGTGTCTTTCAAATGgcttaattttcattttactaaTCCTATTTTTTTCCCATAAAAGGTTCATTCTAATTTCTAATTAGGTGCTATTCCAAATTTTCTGACAGGGTCACCATTGGTACTCGTTTCCAACATGCTTTCATGAAGCTTCTTTCAGATGCACAATTTGAAGAACTATCAGCTAGGGATCTGATGTTAACGTCTGCATTGAACACAGATTATCTCCTTACCTTGCCAATATATGTTGATTGGAAAAGAGCATATGAGTCTAATGCCATAATATTTAGGTAATTActaaatttcatattcaattttgtatcaaattttaaaaaattattctttaatacTTTATGTGCATATTTATCATTTTAGCTTATAAAAGGGTTACATCAAGTATGGCTATATAATGCTAGggatttttaaatgatagtttcaaaataaatgCTTCAAACAATTAAGTGAATATCCTTCTGTATGATTGATTCCTGATGAGCTAAATAATAGTCTTAACTTCTgtttgatttatgttttttaattgtaGCATAGTTACACTCTTCTCATCTTCTTTAGGATCCCAAGTCAAGGGTTGattgttgcaattttttttattgtttttcttcaagCTCAAGCCCTTGCATGAAGAGTTGTGTTAGaagtataatataaaacattcatGTGTTTTCTACAAATACCTTAAGCTTTTGAGGTAGTTGACtcatgaaaaaattattattattattaatatttttgtgattGTTTTTTAGTGCATATTGCCTATCATATGTTTCCAATTGGTCGCTAAGGCTTATGGATGACAATGGGATGGAGCGGTTGCTGGTTTAACTATATTGTCCTTGTCCCCGAAGTAAAACACTTATACTCATATTTGCTTTTTATATTTGACAAGTATGTAAGGAAACATGTTATCAATAATTCAATGCCAAAAAGACACATTTTCATCTCTTCATTGATAGACaacaattaagaaattataattacataaatttcaaaattgagtACCAAATAAACCAAgagtatttttgtaatttaaaatgagAATGTGTATGAGAATAGGAAGAGGGTGAATATATACATACCCATCCCGTACATGATTTAAAAAATCGAGTATTACCTTGCTAGTCAATATGGGTATTTCATGTCAACATTGGAACAAGTTTGGACAATACTTACTGATACAAATTTGTTTGTCATCCCTTGTAGAGCTTTTGGCTTAGGTAACATTTTAGATGGAAGGATTAATATCTCTGTTGGTGGATGTGAACTTAAGTAatgcaaaatatataaattaacatatttcttgtgttatttaataaaaatgtattgtatattttttattgtaggCGTGGTTATGCAACTGAGAAGCAGAAGGGCTTGTTAATTGTTGAAAAACTGGATTACTTACAGTCTAAGATTCTGCGAGGAACCTTCTTTGTTATATCAAAACCACTAAAAAAACTTGGCTCCTGGATCAGTGAGGTTAAATTTCTGTGGTAGTTCCTTCATTTACCTCTTTTCTATTTGTGTGCAGAGATACAACAGTTTTCATTTTCCATGTATGCATGCAACAGTTTTCATTCTCCATGTATGCATGCAACAGTTTTCATTTTCAGGATACAATAGAAGTTCTTGCATTTTCTAAGGATCACTGTTTCCTTTTACATTTATGAGAGCTATAAACAGTTTTCTCTAAACTTTTTCTgagcaaaatataaaatattttgacattgTTCATCTGTGAAATGTGTTTAATCAATTTAATCCTCGAGACCGATCTATCTATAAAGCATGCCTTGTGGCTACTTAAGTAATGTCTCTGGTTAAGTATGGTCATGTTTAGGGTTATGCTGCATGAGATGATGACTATATCTATCTGATCAacattatctttaaaatttgcACATGAAGTTTAGGTATAAGAGTATAacatttttcttcctctctgcAGCTTTACGAAAATGGGAGTCAGAGACATGAAATAGAAAACTGGACAGAAAGCTTGAGGCTTTGGCTAAAGGAATTGTCAGTATTTCAGAAATCACTACTTTATAATGACCCTGATTCAGATGAGCATATAGGTATAAATCAAGAACCAAATGCAGAACTTCCTATTTGGCTGGCAGCTCAGAGGGCAGTAGCTCGATATGAAGGGATTTTGTCACAAGTTGGTCCTCGTGGAAGGCTCCTGAGGAGAATGCTTTCTTGGATAGGACTTATCCCCCCTTTGCCAGAAACTCCTTTTGAAGTTCACAATGATAATAATACTCCTGAACCTCACCTTAGGTTTGATCCACAAatcatcattttattataattagttgTTAGTTCCTAGGTTGCTCCACAAGTAATCTTTTTCATTACAATCTGCTAATTGCTCCacttatcataaaaaaatagattgatAGAAACTCCATAGATGACTTTTCTAGGACTCTATGTACTTGCTCAAAATTAGATTAAGGTACTCTCAAGTCTCAACAAGTCTTACATGAATAGAATAAGTTGCCACGAAGGAAAGACCTTTGATAAACCAGATATTCTTATGAGAAACCAATTAACTAACAAGtaacaactttaaaataattgaattcaTTGAACTCTTGACTTTTGGAGTACATAGGCATTCCCTATATATTGGCAAAGTAGGGTTATGATTAGTCTAACTTAAAACTGGGCTATAAATACTAAGGATATTGTTAGAATCCCTTGATTTATGCTGCAGTTAATATATACTTGTA
This genomic window contains:
- the LOC108334004 gene encoding uncharacterized protein LOC108334004, which encodes MSYCWHSLGLVPISQSQTLFSFSQTHGIFARQRVPCSLLQEMSVVEPSSQYQYQQQNYLTSISRNPSVGGDDDGDEEEGISKIGVPRQKHIPVSKSQLLDAILSIMFNQSQDVSHHFRLLTSCLDSILHAEHKSILEEMRSDYQLANSLQTHSSLTQLVNIPNVNTKDSDMLTDDNDIIAIQEDANLYDDQQDQREKSVLPYPALDLTALLRSLDIASTKKDYDSGGSRVTIGTRFQHAFMKLLSDAQFEELSARDLMLTSALNTDYLLTLPIYVDWKRAYESNAIIFRRGYATEKQKGLLIVEKLDYLQSKILRGTFFVISKPLKKLGSWISELYENGSQRHEIENWTESLRLWLKELSVFQKSLLYNDPDSDEHIGINQEPNAELPIWLAAQRAVARYEGILSQVGPRGRLLRRMLSWIGLIPPLPETPFEVHNDNNTPEPHLRPTFLSRISLNDIWRPATRKYCGNDPWKMLKTSISILFSQSVLQEPAFEELILLYTKEVGETYGNDKADVSSLQLKIYERIPIPDLAVIFPHKKLSFRIIDTVRLDVATILGLLAYFINYKFENVLSSPSAILLDVVAISALIIYGSRVVLGYKQTWDRYQLLVNKTLNEKTLASGFGSVHFLLDASEQQQYKEAVLAYAILLKAEKGQVISRQTVGEKCERFLYEVFKVKVEMPIDKALNTLLRLGLATETCIDGNRGLLAIPCPKAYEALKERWNILLC